The following coding sequences lie in one Verrucomicrobiales bacterium genomic window:
- a CDS encoding metallophosphoesterase, with amino-acid sequence MAQGRWPDVTGHASARVFGAPVITNVGPAQAMRCDGFSDWLLVASDSDAVSSLPRREFTITAWVTLNELQANGGIAGFTQDNGNYEKGWVLGFNQKAFTFSLSTKGADDGDGNLTRLAAQTRIGLGQWHYVAGTYDGASMRLYVDGRLESETNAQSGEILYPEKGRLALGAYVDDNELHPMDGGFSEIKLYGRALSAEEIAAVARRNAGLLAWRASINESLRFVVKPYLQAGGTQSMTIMAETTQPASFLVEYGERQPLRLRAADDARKTIHGVTLSGLKPFTHYFYRVTCLDAEGNVARSDIQTLQTFPDTRTPWSFGIIGDTQRNPDVTRRCAEGIFSHRPNVVIHCGDVVDDGHAKHQWVQDLFAPMAALTAHVPLQPVIGNHERNAHWYYDYFHLPPPEYYYTFTVGNAQFFMIDSNKDCGEGSEQYRWLEKALASSRATWKFTAHHHPAFSSDENDYGDHWKGRPAPPFTYGDTNVQRLVPLYEKYGVDIALAGHVHSYERTWPILRMSIHQKKGVRYIVSGGGGGGLEQAGPQRTWFTLHVARGHHYCVAAVHDRTIQFKAYDIEGRLFDTFELTKR; translated from the coding sequence ATGGCGCAAGGCCGTTGGCCGGATGTGACCGGGCACGCTTCGGCGCGGGTGTTCGGGGCACCTGTGATCACCAATGTGGGACCTGCCCAAGCGATGCGGTGCGATGGATTCTCGGACTGGTTGCTGGTGGCCAGCGACAGCGATGCTGTGTCTTCACTGCCACGGCGTGAATTCACCATCACGGCATGGGTGACGTTGAATGAGCTCCAGGCGAATGGAGGCATAGCCGGATTCACCCAGGACAACGGCAACTACGAAAAAGGCTGGGTGCTGGGCTTTAACCAGAAGGCGTTCACCTTTTCTCTCTCCACCAAGGGTGCGGATGACGGCGATGGAAACCTGACGCGTCTGGCTGCTCAAACCAGGATCGGTCTCGGGCAGTGGCACTACGTGGCCGGGACTTATGATGGAGCAAGCATGCGGCTTTACGTCGACGGTCGCCTAGAAAGTGAGACAAACGCCCAATCAGGGGAAATTCTCTATCCCGAGAAGGGCCGTCTGGCACTAGGGGCCTACGTAGATGACAACGAGCTCCATCCGATGGATGGAGGCTTCTCCGAAATCAAGCTCTATGGACGGGCCTTGAGCGCTGAAGAAATTGCGGCAGTCGCCCGGCGCAACGCCGGGTTGCTGGCCTGGAGAGCATCGATCAATGAGTCCCTGCGCTTTGTCGTCAAGCCCTACCTGCAAGCGGGAGGCACGCAGAGCATGACGATCATGGCTGAAACGACGCAGCCGGCGAGTTTTCTGGTGGAATACGGAGAGCGCCAGCCACTGCGCTTGCGCGCAGCAGACGACGCACGCAAAACCATCCATGGCGTCACCTTAAGCGGGCTTAAGCCGTTCACGCACTACTTCTATCGAGTGACCTGCCTGGACGCCGAGGGTAATGTGGCCCGAAGCGATATCCAGACTCTGCAAACGTTTCCCGACACCCGGACGCCGTGGAGTTTCGGCATCATCGGCGATACGCAGCGCAATCCCGATGTCACCCGCCGTTGCGCGGAAGGAATTTTCAGCCATCGCCCCAATGTCGTCATCCATTGCGGGGACGTAGTGGATGACGGCCATGCCAAGCACCAGTGGGTGCAAGACCTTTTCGCTCCAATGGCAGCGCTCACCGCCCACGTGCCCCTCCAGCCGGTGATTGGCAATCACGAGCGCAATGCCCACTGGTACTACGACTATTTTCACCTGCCGCCGCCCGAGTACTATTATACGTTCACTGTTGGGAACGCGCAGTTCTTCATGATCGACTCGAACAAGGACTGCGGCGAAGGCAGCGAGCAATACCGCTGGCTGGAGAAGGCTTTGGCCTCCTCGCGGGCCACCTGGAAGTTCACGGCGCATCATCACCCGGCGTTCAGCTCAGATGAAAATGATTATGGCGATCACTGGAAGGGGCGCCCTGCCCCGCCCTTCACGTATGGGGACACAAACGTGCAGCGCCTCGTGCCATTGTACGAGAAATACGGGGTCGACATCGCCTTAGCCGGACATGTGCACAGCTATGAACGCACCTGGCCTATTTTGCGGATGAGCATCCATCAGAAAAAGGGCGTGCGCTACATCGTCAGCGGGGGTGGCGGCGGCGGATTGGAACAAGCCGGTCCTCAACGTACGTGGTTCACCCTGCACGTCGCCCGGGGCCATCATTATTGTGTCGCTGCAGTGCACGACCGCACCATCCAATTCAAGGCCTACGACATCGAAGGACGGCTGTTCGATACCTTTGAGCTGACCAAGCGCTAG
- a CDS encoding sigma-70 family RNA polymerase sigma factor: MPPDSSRPFEDQNAAQQRFLSLFLRSEREIFRYVAALVPNVADAEDIVQQTALSLWEKFDAYDPNQPFTPWACRFALNKARQWIERRQRWQALLEAGLAEELAARREELRPEMDARLKHLEACLNKLPQEQQSLVHGYYHCREGIEKLAEASGRTVAATYKTLQRARQALQVCIESATKPEGKPS; the protein is encoded by the coding sequence ATGCCGCCTGACTCATCGCGTCCCTTCGAGGATCAGAACGCCGCCCAACAGCGGTTTCTGTCGCTATTCCTGCGCAGCGAGCGGGAAATCTTTCGTTATGTCGCCGCGTTGGTCCCGAACGTCGCGGATGCCGAGGACATCGTGCAACAGACTGCACTGTCCCTCTGGGAGAAGTTTGACGCGTATGATCCCAACCAGCCCTTCACACCCTGGGCGTGCCGCTTCGCGCTGAACAAAGCCCGGCAATGGATCGAGCGCCGACAGCGCTGGCAAGCGCTGCTGGAAGCCGGGCTGGCGGAAGAACTGGCGGCGCGTCGGGAAGAATTACGGCCAGAAATGGATGCGCGGCTGAAGCACCTCGAGGCCTGCTTGAACAAGCTGCCCCAGGAGCAGCAGTCGCTGGTCCATGGCTACTACCACTGTCGCGAAGGCATCGAGAAGCTCGCGGAAGCTTCGGGACGAACTGTCGCGGCCACCTACAAAACGCTGCAGCGGGCCCGCCAGGCGCTGCAAGTGTGCATTGAAAGCGCGACCAAACCGGAAGGGAAGCCCTCATGA
- a CDS encoding FecR domain-containing protein, translating to MNIPFPSRQFDEAVSAVCHGSVSDEQARALNELLRSDAAARDQYLLRVELHSRLASEPDLFTGMNEAKDAGSLETAVALPESVRGRQFPRRVRARKLNWAIALAACLMLLATGWWGVRQREQGTREGSTSQAVAMLDRVVDAEWSPGDAPPRLGAPLEPGWLRLKAGFAQVVFYSGARLVLQGPAELRLISPDEAICQNGRLIAEVPPQAKGFRVSTPEMNVTDLGTVFGVAVKDLQTALHVFQGSVEFQLSAGARSQSLKEGAGVLVEKSQAPQPIAADRAAFASLFDLQLRSSDAEVLRHEQWRATSSRLDEDPSLLVHFDFEQADPSDWRLPNASRRSETPPDATIVGCQWVEGRWQDKRALAFRNVSDRVRLSMSGDYESLTLAAWVRVQGLDRQINSLFMSDGFEPGTVHWSIRHDGVLGLTAIGAEPGRFQICASPPVLTLDLLGLWVHLAVVIDGGTGQVIHYFDGMPVSAKPLTIKPPFHIGTAELGNWNAQGFPKNDPFMIRNFSGAIDEFCLFRRALSSSEIRGLHAAGKPQPDALPQSRR from the coding sequence ATGAACATCCCCTTTCCGTCCCGCCAATTCGACGAGGCGGTTTCGGCCGTCTGCCATGGCTCGGTGTCGGATGAGCAGGCGCGGGCGTTGAATGAACTGCTGCGCAGCGATGCGGCCGCGCGCGATCAATACCTTCTGCGCGTCGAACTCCATTCCCGGCTAGCTTCAGAGCCGGACCTATTCACTGGCATGAATGAGGCCAAGGACGCCGGTTCCCTGGAAACCGCAGTCGCACTTCCAGAGAGCGTTCGCGGGCGTCAATTTCCCCGTCGGGTGCGGGCTCGAAAGCTGAATTGGGCCATCGCCCTAGCGGCCTGCCTCATGTTGCTGGCGACTGGTTGGTGGGGGGTGAGACAACGGGAGCAAGGCACTCGCGAGGGCTCCACCAGCCAAGCGGTGGCGATGCTCGATCGCGTGGTGGATGCTGAATGGTCGCCAGGCGATGCACCGCCCCGTCTAGGAGCGCCGCTGGAACCAGGCTGGCTGCGACTCAAAGCGGGCTTTGCTCAAGTGGTGTTCTACAGCGGAGCGCGCCTGGTCCTCCAAGGGCCAGCCGAGCTGCGGCTCATCTCTCCGGACGAAGCGATCTGCCAGAACGGGCGGCTCATCGCCGAAGTGCCGCCGCAGGCGAAAGGGTTTCGGGTCAGCACTCCCGAGATGAACGTCACCGATTTAGGCACCGTCTTTGGGGTGGCGGTCAAGGACCTCCAAACGGCGCTCCACGTCTTTCAGGGCAGTGTTGAATTTCAGTTATCCGCCGGGGCACGCAGTCAGAGCCTGAAGGAAGGCGCCGGCGTCCTGGTTGAGAAATCGCAGGCACCTCAGCCCATCGCCGCCGACCGCGCGGCGTTCGCGTCGCTTTTCGATCTTCAATTAAGATCTTCGGATGCGGAGGTCCTGCGCCACGAACAATGGCGGGCCACGAGCAGCCGGCTCGACGAGGACCCGTCGTTGCTCGTGCACTTCGATTTCGAGCAGGCCGACCCTTCAGATTGGCGACTGCCCAACGCGAGCCGCCGCAGCGAAACGCCTCCCGACGCGACCATCGTTGGCTGCCAATGGGTCGAGGGCCGCTGGCAGGACAAACGCGCGCTGGCTTTCCGCAATGTCAGCGACCGAGTGCGCCTGAGCATGTCAGGTGACTACGAGTCGCTGACGCTCGCCGCGTGGGTGCGCGTGCAAGGGCTCGACCGCCAGATCAACTCGCTGTTCATGAGCGACGGCTTCGAGCCTGGAACGGTTCACTGGTCCATTCGCCATGACGGGGTACTCGGCTTGACCGCGATCGGTGCGGAACCCGGCCGATTCCAGATCTGTGCCAGTCCCCCTGTACTGACACTGGATCTATTGGGCCTGTGGGTCCATCTCGCCGTGGTGATCGACGGGGGCACCGGCCAGGTAATCCATTACTTTGACGGGATGCCCGTCAGCGCGAAACCGTTGACTATCAAACCCCCCTTCCACATCGGCACGGCCGAGCTGGGCAACTGGAACGCCCAGGGGTTCCCGAAAAACGATCCTTTTATGATCCGTAATTTCAGTGGCGCGATTGACGAATTTTGCCTCTTCCGCCGCGCCTTGAGCTCCAGCGAAATTCGGGGGCTGCACGCCGCTGGGAAACCGCAACCAGACGCATTGCCGCAAAGTCGTCGTTGA
- a CDS encoding esterase family protein, with amino-acid sequence MKIRITLLTLALASLSAFAADVTGTWKAGFETQRGLQNYTFNLKQDGATLTGKASVEREGEKREVEFKDAKVEGDTITFIEPLKIQDRELTITYTGKVSGNEIRFTRKVGDFGSSEATAKREGGAAVNFTGTWKSEFNTQIGVQKYTFVLKQEGTKLSGKAHSEIGDQKKESELTDTKVDGDKISFVELLNYQGNDLRITYSGKLAGNDIQFTRAVGDFAKEELTAKRDATAPAAQPSAGGQGRRRGFGGPIELKEDDKPAFPNAPEGFDQARDGIAHGKLEMVEYDSKSVGNKRKALIYTPAGYSTDKKYPVLYLLHGIGGDEEEWRRGGQPNVILDNLIADKKSVAMIIVMPNGRAQADDRPGPNAMATAPAFGKFDQDLLGSLIPFVEANYSVIKDRESRALAGLSMGGGQSLNFGLANLDTFAWVGGFSSAPNTKPGAELVPDPEKAKKQLKLLYLSCGNKDGLIRISQGVHAYLKEKQVPHLWHVDEHAHDFQHWKKGLYNFSQLIFK; translated from the coding sequence ATGAAAATTCGCATCACACTCCTGACTCTGGCGCTCGCATCGCTGTCCGCCTTCGCAGCGGACGTTACCGGCACTTGGAAAGCCGGGTTTGAAACGCAGCGCGGCCTCCAGAACTACACCTTCAACCTCAAGCAGGACGGCGCGACGTTGACCGGCAAGGCCAGCGTCGAGCGCGAGGGCGAAAAGCGCGAGGTTGAGTTCAAGGATGCCAAAGTCGAGGGCGACACCATTACATTCATCGAACCTCTCAAGATCCAGGATCGGGAACTCACTATCACCTATACCGGCAAGGTTTCGGGCAACGAGATCAGGTTCACGCGCAAAGTCGGGGACTTTGGCTCCTCCGAGGCCACCGCCAAGCGGGAAGGTGGCGCGGCTGTCAACTTCACGGGCACCTGGAAGTCGGAATTCAACACCCAGATTGGAGTGCAAAAATACACCTTTGTGCTCAAGCAGGAGGGCACCAAGCTCAGCGGCAAGGCCCACTCGGAGATCGGGGATCAAAAGAAGGAGAGCGAACTGACGGACACCAAGGTGGACGGGGATAAAATCTCGTTTGTTGAGTTGCTCAACTATCAGGGCAATGACCTTCGCATCACTTACTCCGGCAAGCTGGCGGGGAACGACATCCAATTCACCCGGGCGGTTGGGGATTTCGCCAAGGAAGAGCTGACCGCCAAGCGCGACGCAACCGCTCCTGCCGCACAACCTTCGGCCGGCGGCCAGGGAAGACGGCGCGGCTTCGGCGGGCCGATCGAGCTCAAGGAGGACGACAAGCCCGCGTTCCCGAATGCTCCGGAGGGTTTCGACCAGGCGCGCGATGGCATCGCGCACGGAAAGCTGGAGATGGTGGAATACGACTCCAAATCCGTCGGCAATAAACGCAAGGCGCTCATCTATACGCCCGCTGGATACTCTACCGACAAGAAGTATCCCGTGCTCTACCTACTTCACGGCATCGGCGGTGATGAGGAGGAGTGGCGTCGCGGCGGCCAACCCAACGTCATTCTCGACAACCTCATCGCGGACAAGAAGTCCGTGGCCATGATCATCGTCATGCCCAACGGCCGCGCCCAAGCGGATGATCGGCCTGGCCCAAACGCAATGGCCACCGCGCCCGCGTTTGGAAAGTTTGATCAAGATCTGCTGGGCAGCCTCATCCCGTTCGTGGAAGCCAACTACTCCGTGATCAAAGATCGCGAGAGCCGCGCTTTGGCCGGCCTTTCGATGGGAGGCGGCCAGTCTCTGAACTTCGGCCTAGCGAACCTGGACACGTTCGCCTGGGTCGGAGGATTTTCGTCAGCGCCCAACACCAAGCCTGGGGCGGAGTTAGTTCCCGATCCTGAAAAGGCCAAGAAGCAGCTCAAACTCCTCTATCTGTCCTGCGGCAACAAGGACGGCCTCATTCGCATCAGCCAAGGCGTCCACGCCTACTTGAAAGAGAAGCAGGTCCCGCATCTCTGGCATGTGGACGAGCACGCGCACGACTTCCAGCACTGGAAGAAAGGGCTCTACAACTTCTCCCAGTTGATATTCAAATGA
- a CDS encoding c-type cytochrome produces MKNLKHILTLLAGGLVAFNTLAADAPNRPLHVLYLGPLDLGGGARGPGGGFGGSRTNYVYLPGQTLATDAIYFDHQADTANLTDSYLKHFDTVVQVLPDQEVGAAQQKLLEGFKSAGRGVVKYGDGERPAEGVLRDAVLNSVSKQALADWKASISSRPPLQRLAGEVPNYERRPEPVKYQAPLSPKDSMRYTQVAADFELQLFATEPDIVKPIYLAWDERGRAWVVEARDYPHGIAPEGEPGHDSIKICEDTDGDGRADKFTIFADKLNLATSLVFVDGGVMVSVARHMVFLKDIDGDDKADVRKPLLPGWGIGDTHAQQSNLTRGFDNWLYGAVGYSNFRGNVGGKDLQFGQGIYRFKADGSALEFLHQYNNNTWGLGINAYGDVFGSTANGHPTFYGYLPAYILNPTQPGSGRRGGGGGSGGGFRPGYRLDDKPGEAPAPTANVRRLPSAKSLAPGMRMHPNTPNVRMVDNFGGYTAAAGHAFMVSDALPARLQGKALVTEPTAKLIGIMDIQPDGGGYKALDGGNLLASSDEWMSPIFADVGPDGAVWVIDFYSFIIQHNPTPSLQSAGVQATTGRGGAYQTENNLRDQSHGRIYRVVWKDGPRSAIQSLAKAKPSEVVTALDSGNQFWSLTAQRLIVDHKLTDAVPALKKRVHSSAGGKGAIHALWALEGLGALDKDTHQAALLSKDPAVRRNASRALPANEAGRQLFFSSAVIQDPDLITRQVAMVKLAEFPTIPAIQTVVAQLPRIAANKDDAFLNDTLTLLGRIHKVAAVGENEVKVTAGDVKRGEELFHTSPTAACASCHRVNGKGGDVGPILDGIAARVSKEYIVESLMDPNAKLAKGFESLGISPMPPLGVLLKEQETADILAYLDSLRTPPKDGVTVPVKKTPQFE; encoded by the coding sequence ATGAAGAACTTGAAACACATCCTGACACTCCTGGCGGGTGGTCTAGTAGCCTTCAACACCCTGGCTGCCGACGCACCCAACCGACCGCTTCATGTTCTTTATCTCGGCCCGCTCGACCTGGGCGGGGGCGCGCGAGGTCCAGGGGGCGGATTTGGCGGTTCGCGCACCAACTACGTCTATCTGCCGGGGCAGACCCTGGCGACCGACGCCATCTATTTCGATCATCAGGCGGATACCGCCAACCTCACGGACAGCTACCTCAAGCACTTTGACACCGTGGTCCAGGTGCTGCCCGACCAGGAGGTTGGAGCGGCGCAGCAGAAGCTGCTCGAGGGCTTTAAGAGCGCGGGACGCGGCGTCGTCAAGTATGGCGACGGGGAGCGTCCTGCCGAAGGCGTCCTGCGGGACGCTGTGCTCAACTCCGTCAGCAAACAAGCGCTGGCGGATTGGAAGGCTTCGATCTCCTCACGCCCTCCCTTGCAGCGTCTGGCGGGCGAGGTTCCGAACTATGAGCGACGTCCCGAGCCGGTCAAATATCAAGCGCCCCTCTCACCGAAGGACAGCATGCGCTACACCCAGGTCGCGGCGGATTTCGAGCTGCAGCTGTTCGCCACCGAACCCGACATCGTGAAGCCCATTTACCTGGCCTGGGACGAGCGAGGGCGTGCTTGGGTGGTGGAAGCCCGGGACTATCCGCATGGAATCGCTCCCGAAGGCGAACCTGGACATGACAGCATCAAGATCTGCGAGGATACCGATGGCGATGGCCGGGCCGACAAGTTCACCATCTTCGCCGACAAACTGAATCTCGCAACCTCGCTCGTCTTCGTGGATGGCGGAGTCATGGTCTCCGTCGCGCGTCACATGGTGTTTCTCAAGGACATCGACGGAGATGATAAGGCCGATGTCCGGAAGCCCCTGCTTCCCGGCTGGGGCATTGGCGACACGCACGCCCAGCAGAGCAACCTAACCCGTGGCTTCGATAACTGGCTCTACGGCGCGGTCGGCTATTCGAACTTCCGCGGAAACGTGGGAGGTAAGGACCTGCAGTTCGGCCAGGGGATCTATCGCTTCAAGGCGGACGGCTCGGCGTTGGAGTTCCTCCACCAATACAACAACAACACCTGGGGCCTCGGCATCAACGCTTATGGCGATGTTTTCGGCTCGACGGCCAATGGGCATCCAACATTTTACGGCTACCTGCCCGCCTACATCCTGAATCCAACCCAGCCGGGATCAGGACGGCGAGGCGGTGGTGGTGGCAGCGGTGGCGGATTTCGCCCCGGCTACCGACTCGACGACAAGCCTGGTGAAGCCCCGGCTCCGACCGCGAATGTCCGCCGGTTGCCGTCCGCCAAGTCGCTCGCTCCGGGTATGCGGATGCATCCGAACACACCGAACGTCCGCATGGTGGACAACTTCGGCGGCTACACCGCGGCAGCGGGACATGCGTTCATGGTCAGTGATGCATTGCCCGCGCGCCTGCAAGGCAAGGCGCTGGTGACGGAGCCGACGGCCAAGCTCATCGGCATCATGGATATTCAACCCGACGGCGGCGGATACAAGGCCCTCGACGGCGGCAATCTCCTGGCAAGCTCCGACGAATGGATGTCGCCGATCTTCGCCGATGTCGGCCCCGATGGGGCGGTGTGGGTCATCGACTTCTACAGTTTCATCATCCAGCACAACCCGACCCCGAGCCTGCAATCGGCCGGCGTCCAGGCGACCACCGGGCGCGGCGGGGCCTACCAAACTGAAAACAACCTACGCGACCAATCCCACGGCCGCATCTATCGCGTCGTGTGGAAGGACGGCCCGCGCAGCGCGATCCAATCTCTCGCCAAGGCCAAGCCGTCCGAAGTCGTGACGGCACTCGACAGCGGCAATCAGTTTTGGAGTCTGACGGCCCAGCGTCTGATCGTGGACCACAAGCTCACGGACGCTGTGCCCGCCCTGAAAAAGCGTGTGCATTCCAGCGCGGGCGGCAAAGGCGCGATCCACGCGCTCTGGGCGCTCGAAGGCCTCGGCGCCCTCGACAAGGATACACATCAAGCCGCGCTTCTCTCCAAGGATCCGGCCGTGCGCCGCAACGCCAGTCGTGCGCTGCCCGCCAACGAAGCCGGCCGCCAGCTGTTTTTCAGCAGCGCGGTGATTCAGGATCCCGATTTGATCACGCGCCAGGTCGCGATGGTGAAGCTGGCGGAGTTTCCGACAATTCCTGCCATCCAAACCGTCGTCGCCCAACTGCCGCGCATCGCAGCTAACAAGGACGACGCCTTCTTGAACGATACCCTAACTCTGCTGGGTCGCATCCACAAGGTTGCCGCCGTGGGCGAGAATGAGGTCAAAGTCACCGCGGGGGATGTCAAACGTGGGGAGGAGCTTTTCCACACCAGCCCGACGGCCGCGTGCGCGTCCTGTCATAGGGTCAACGGCAAGGGCGGTGACGTCGGTCCCATCCTCGATGGCATCGCAGCCCGCGTCAGCAAGGAATATATCGTGGAGAGCCTCATGGATCCGAACGCCAAACTGGCCAAAGGGTTTGAAAGCCTGGGTATTTCCCCTATGCCCCCGCTCGGGGTGCTGCTCAAGGAGCAGGAAACCGCGGACATCCTAGCCTATCTCGACTCGTTGAGGACGCCGCCGAAGGATGGCGTGACGGTTCCCGTGAAAAAGACGCCCCAGTTCGAGTGA
- a CDS encoding PQQ-dependent sugar dehydrogenase, translated as MNSNEHHLPPTRRTLPTCVLFALLSLYGLLPLVVAESNKVSSIGLRVVTQGLGAPMSLAPIPDGSGRLLLAEQSGIIHLLDRDGNRAEQLVLDLRPKMVAINQGMEERGLLGLALHPQFTSNRKLYVVYSAPLRTNAPPKWDHTERLSEFEFKASGPEFTSVDPGSERVILEIDEPDWNHNSGRIAFGPDGFLYMSVGDGGAFNDVGDVARGRGHPAEGFGQRLDTLLGKVLRLDVDRGNPYGIPKDNPYADGKKGLPEIYAYGLRNPWGMSFDRGGKHGLILADVGQDRWEEINVIVNGGNYGWRLREGFDGFDPNTPRSAPTNAVSVGADGKPFVEPVLTYKTLRGRGTDSNAFGVTVTGGYVYRGKAIPALFGKYIFADWSRNMAFPDGTLLVATIPPGAGGATGARWTVEPLALKDFPNGRIKSYIWALGEDADGELYVLANGMNSAFGTRGKLFKLVPE; from the coding sequence ATGAATAGCAACGAGCATCACCTCCCACCAACACGTCGAACTCTTCCCACCTGCGTCCTGTTCGCGCTCCTGTCGCTGTACGGCCTGCTGCCCCTTGTGGTCGCTGAGTCGAACAAGGTCTCGAGCATCGGTCTTCGCGTGGTGACCCAAGGCCTGGGAGCCCCCATGTCGCTAGCCCCCATTCCCGATGGTTCCGGCCGACTGCTTTTGGCCGAACAGAGTGGCATCATCCATTTGCTCGACCGCGACGGAAACCGCGCCGAGCAACTCGTTCTCGATCTTCGTCCCAAGATGGTGGCGATCAACCAGGGTATGGAGGAGCGTGGGCTGCTCGGGCTCGCGCTGCATCCGCAGTTCACCTCCAATCGGAAGCTCTATGTCGTCTACAGCGCCCCGCTCCGCACGAACGCTCCACCGAAGTGGGATCACACGGAGCGCCTCAGCGAGTTCGAGTTCAAAGCCAGCGGCCCTGAGTTCACCTCGGTGGATCCAGGTTCGGAGCGCGTGATCCTGGAGATCGACGAGCCGGACTGGAATCACAACAGCGGGCGCATCGCTTTTGGACCGGATGGCTTTCTCTATATGAGCGTGGGCGATGGGGGTGCCTTCAACGATGTCGGGGATGTCGCGCGCGGACGCGGACATCCGGCAGAGGGTTTTGGCCAGCGGCTCGACACATTGCTCGGCAAGGTGCTGCGCCTGGATGTGGATCGTGGGAATCCCTACGGCATTCCGAAGGACAATCCCTATGCCGACGGCAAGAAGGGCCTTCCCGAAATCTACGCCTATGGCTTGCGAAACCCGTGGGGCATGTCCTTTGATCGGGGCGGAAAACACGGCTTGATCCTGGCGGATGTGGGCCAGGATCGCTGGGAGGAGATCAACGTCATTGTCAATGGCGGCAACTACGGCTGGCGTTTGCGCGAAGGCTTCGATGGATTCGATCCCAACACTCCGCGCTCGGCCCCCACCAATGCCGTGTCCGTCGGTGCCGACGGAAAACCGTTCGTCGAGCCGGTCCTCACTTACAAGACACTGCGAGGTCGGGGGACGGATTCGAACGCGTTCGGTGTCACCGTCACCGGCGGCTACGTCTATCGCGGAAAGGCCATTCCCGCGCTGTTCGGAAAATACATTTTCGCCGATTGGTCCCGCAACATGGCTTTCCCGGATGGCACCCTGCTCGTGGCCACGATTCCGCCCGGAGCCGGAGGGGCGACAGGTGCGCGCTGGACGGTGGAGCCACTCGCCTTGAAGGACTTTCCTAACGGCCGCATTAAGTCCTACATTTGGGCCTTGGGTGAGGATGCGGATGGCGAGCTGTACGTTTTGGCGAACGGTATGAACTCGGCGTTCGGCACGCGCGGCAAGCTATTTAAACTCGTGCCGGAATAA